The following is a genomic window from Tetrapisispora phaffii CBS 4417 chromosome 12, complete genome.
TATCAGGTTTAGCACAATGTGATCCGCAAGATTTGTTGAATTTCCAAAAGGCAGGTCAATCGATGCGTATTAACATTGCCGAAGAAGTTCTTTCAAACATGCAGAAACAGATGATAAGGTCTTTAAACTCTCAAGGCATTTCTACAAACAACAATAGTCCGCAAACTGTTGGAACTCCAAATGCGGTGAACAATCCTACGATTACACCATCTGCTCAAATGTTGCCAATTAATAGAAACATTTTGGAATCTGAGAATAGTAACCTAAGTCCATTAGTGCCACCACtacaaaatatgaataatataaatactcCTTCTAACCTCACCAACATATTTGACCGCCGAAGGTCcattaatattgataacaaTAGTTCTAACGGCAATATTAATCATAACCAAACCATAAGTCAGCATGATTCTTTTGATATACAAAGTACGATGAATGGTATCAATGAATCCTTATCTAAAAAGATGATTCCGGAACGAGATGGGACTTACAACGACTCATTATCAGTATCTGGAGCAAACAACATTTCATCAACTCATggtaatttcaaaaataaaagcaaTAGCAAAAGTTCCATTGTTAATTTGGTAAAAATGTCTCAAGaagtttctttaaatttagttGATTTGAAATTGCTATATCATTATAACACAGTCGTTTGGAAGACAATTATCGATGCCGGTATATCCGGTGTCGAATTGTGGTCCAAGGAGATTATTGAACTAGCTTTCGAGTATCCATTTTTGATGCATTCCCTTTTAGCATTTAGTGCAACACACTTATCAAGACGAGAATATGGACTAGAGAACTACGTGTCAAGTCATAGAATCGAAGCATTAAGACTTTTAAGAGAAGCTGTATTGCAGATATCTCCAGAAAATACAGACGCCTTGGTTGCCAGTGCTATAATCTTGATCATGGATTCATTGGCAAATGCATCTGGTGGAGTAGCATACAATCCATATAGGAGTTCCTCAGGAAACATAAATCTGGATAGCACCGATAGTGAAATCGAATCGCCAACAACCAACAATGATGTAGGCAGCACTATCAGTAACAATAGCAGTGGTAATAATGTTATGAGCACCAATGTCATGTCGGCAAGTGCATGGATATTTCACGTTAAGGGTGCATCAACAATCTTAACTGCAGTATGGCCATTAGATGAATCATCTAAATTCCATGATCTAATTTCCATCGATCTCAGTGAATTTAGCAATTTAATTACTCAAGAGATTAGTAAAGTTCAGCAACTCAAGTCGGAGAACGGTCAAGCAACACCATCGTCCACTGGGACATCATCTTTTATCACAGAATTGATCTGTTTTGATGAAAGCATCTCTGATCTGTATCCAGTCGAGATCGATTCACCTTATCTAGTAACATTAGCAATTTTAGATAAATTGAATCGTGAAAGTAATGAACCAAATTTCATTCTAAAGATATTTGCGTTTCCTGCATTGCTAGATAAAACATTCCTGGCTTTATTAATGACCGGTGATTTAGGGGCAATGAGAATAATGAGGAGTTACTATAAGTTACTTAGAGGTTATACCACCCAAATGATGGACAAGGTATGGTTTTTAGAAGGCGTGTCCCAAGTATTACCACAAGACGTCGACGAATACAGCGGCGGTGGAGGTATGCATATGATGCTTGACTTCTTAGGTGGAGGTTTACCATCGATGACGACCACAAATTTGTCGGAATTTatgtaaaaataaaagatataaacAGATagacaatatatatataacagGTCGAATTCCTcatattacaattaatagTCACTTTATACAATGCATAGTTCACTcacatatttatttgtcATTTGCATACTCTTGTTGAGTTTGCAGCATTCAAATCAAGAAAACATATACatgttttttttgaagttgCTTGTTTGACAGTATTGCGAGAATGGAAACACGAGACCAAAATGACTTGTAGACACTTCATCGAACATGAAATCATACCATTCTCCGCCCCATTCCCCATCTCCTAGCATAACTATAAGTTCGTATACGTGCACCAAGAGGATGGTGCTCACTAAAGTAAAAGTAACACACCTTCTGGTAGAGGAACGACTGCACTCTGAAAACCAAAATATGTTAGAGTTTCGAATCATATTGTGCACAACATTGAACAGAtcgaaaataaataaacgCAGATTTCGCAACACTGCcattcttcttcaaattcttctttttgaaaGCCTCTCTAGTTCCACCATGTGCGCCAATACCTAATTTGGCGGCCTTTCAGCTTCGGTGTTTCTGATTTCTTCTTCGAGAACAAGATACGTTGACCCACTCACTCACTAACGAAACGAATCAAAATTATAGTCAACTTGAGGGAAGACAGTCTTTGATAGGTGAAACGTTGAGGAAGTTAGCAATTAATTGACTCAAATTGTTGTCAGCACCGTGTGTTTGCAAGTAGCAACTCTTGTTCTTCCCGAAACGTTCAGGTTGTCggtattgttattgttgttgGTGATGATGTTACAAATACATGGAATGTGTAGGACTTgtcttttgaagaaataacTTACTAAGTTTAGCCCATACATTTCTTATTTCTGTATTCAGAGAAATTGGTGCTTTTCTTTAATCTTCTGCATCATATTCACTTCTCTTGCTAGGTTTTGCTGGTTCGAGGAGATTTCGTGTCTTATCGTGTTCGAAGTTCGGATCCAAGATGTTGGTAAAGGCACAAACAATCTGTACTTTCGATGCTTTTTACAATATCGAAAGGGTTTGATAAGTTGCACCTTCTATCTGCTAGTCAGCTGCATTTGCATATAAATAGAGATGCTTTTCATGCGAGAAATATGGAGAGTTTCCTTTGGCATTCTTATTCAGTATATTCTATATCTTGATTTCGTATACACACACTAGTAGACAACGTATAAGCATATACATAATAGATACATAGTGAAAAACCATGTTCGACTTAGTTAAAggaaataaaaacaaaataagaTTCATTCCCTTTGAGGAAGCCAGTTCCAATTGCGATGGCAATTCAAAAGATCAATACACTTCGGTCAATACTTTGGAGCAAATGCAATGGTACGTTTACGACCATTCGAAGGAACCAATAGAGTCGCCAGATCAGGAAAAGACCGGTGAGTTACGTCGTTCTTCTGGTTCTTTCACTTTTTTAAACAAGTTAAGTACTAACCCAGAAACCAGGTTAGAAACTCAAACCATATACTTCACAGACCTGAAGACCGGTAAAGCTGGGTTCGTCCAAGTTGTCTACTCGAGCATGATGAATGCTTTGTACAAAGGTTTCCAAttgaatttcaaattatttgacTCTAACGATAGAGATAACCATTCAAAAGACATTTGGCaatcatttaaattgtCTAATCTAACTAGTTTCAGTCCTTTGAAAGTAGAATTTGATAATGTCAAATTCGAATTCATTGAATCCAAATCTGATAAAAAAGAAGTATTCTCCCAACTCATTGTTCACGTTGACATCGAAAACACAGAGGATACAGCTGCATTGAAGTTGGATATGGTTATTGATCTATTCCCAGGTTATGTTACCAACCCAGATGGTTGTTCGTATTACTTAGAGAGAGGTATTTCCAAAGAAGAATCAGAGGACAAATCTGCCCAGTTCTCGTCTAACAAAATGATGAGACATTTGTTTGTCCCTAGAGCTAGATGCACCGGTAAGCTATATTACAAAGACATAAAAGGCAATAATGAGATCGAACTAGAGTTGGACGACGTTCCTACTTCTTACATCGACGCTGTTCAAGGGTTACTGCCAAACAAAGCCGCCAGAGCATGGAATTTCCTTTGTTACCACAGCAAATCATGGTCTATTTTATGTATGGAATTCACAACTACAGCTGAATACAATAATCATACCGTGACCACTTGGGCGGTCACAAAGAACGATAAATTAGTTAAAGTTTGTTCTGCAGTAGATAAACACTCTGTGAAGTACTTGAAGACATCGGT
Proteins encoded in this region:
- the TPHA0L01060 gene encoding Zn(II)2Cys6 transcription factor (similar to Saccharomyces cerevisiae UPC2 (YDR213W) and ECM22 (YLR228C); ancestral locus Anc_8.423); protein product: MISASSLAKTSQNQVKQRRKKKIIELIDVGGKKVSKTSTGKRKFHNKSKNGCDNCKRRRVKCDEAKPACVKCSNMKLDCVYSIIDTPQRPPSTLTTTIIIDKTVEPNEEGAVRIKTPNNQLKLKKKKEHKARSKSRKNEPSLANEYKGKRGRVEINDNNILDNSDQGLQGPPLLTVKKEEGGNPIRDQRKGSIVVQLNSPEKLNLAGNMDALLLPSLANQNSGSNSFSLQQQLFLLPQLMSLSNSEKFTNFDLSSLGNLTIPNATNNNNIFQKGLNANNKNSSSNPISNPLNLDSPLQSAPLNHSTSISSMLSMNKFSIPQNMFGGNIGGNNNMTQPVSLNSNSNNSNNVNNNFQNTGNNSSNGNNSQVKPNQQTINIDSMALLKNAGINLKSILEGTQLSGLAQCDPQDLLNFQKAGQSMRINIAEEVLSNMQKQMIRSLNSQGISTNNNSPQTVGTPNAVNNPTITPSAQMLPINRNILESENSNLSPLVPPLQNMNNINTPSNLTNIFDRRRSINIDNNSSNGNINHNQTISQHDSFDIQSTMNGINESLSKKMIPERDGTYNDSLSVSGANNISSTHGNFKNKSNSKSSIVNLVKMSQEVSLNLVDLKLLYHYNTVVWKTIIDAGISGVELWSKEIIELAFEYPFLMHSLLAFSATHLSRREYGLENYVSSHRIEALRLLREAVLQISPENTDALVASAIILIMDSLANASGGVAYNPYRSSSGNINLDSTDSEIESPTTNNDVGSTISNNSSGNNVMSTNVMSASAWIFHVKGASTILTAVWPLDESSKFHDLISIDLSEFSNLITQEISKVQQLKSENGQATPSSTGTSSFITELICFDESISDLYPVEIDSPYLVTLAILDKLNRESNEPNFILKIFAFPALLDKTFLALLMTGDLGAMRIMRSYYKLLRGYTTQMMDKVWFLEGVSQVLPQDVDEYSGGGGMHMMLDFLGGGLPSMTTTNLSEFM
- the TPHA0L01070 gene encoding survival factor 1 family protein (similar to Saccharomyces cerevisiae YDR222W and YLR225C; ancestral locus Anc_8.432), translated to MFDLVKGNKNKIRFIPFEEASSNCDGNSKDQYTSVNTLEQMQWYVYDHSKEPIESPDQEKTGELRRSSGSFTFLNKLSTNPETRLETQTIYFTDLKTGKAGFVQVVYSSMMNALYKGFQLNFKLFDSNDRDNHSKDIWQSFKLSNLTSFSPLKVEFDNVKFEFIESKSDKKEVFSQLIVHVDIENTEDTAALKLDMVIDLFPGYVTNPDGCSYYLERGISKEESEDKSAQFSSNKMMRHLFVPRARCTGKLYYKDIKGNNEIELELDDVPTSYIDAVQGLLPNKAARAWNFLCYHSKSWSILCMEFTTTAEYNNHTVTTWAVTKNDKLVKVCSAVDKHSVKYLKTSVDKENNWKPPSKIEFPMKFTECDLNLVNRYDIMNELPLVVRKIAQNIAHVKPYIYQYCQQSKYENEKGISIIESTFIS